In one Fodinicola acaciae genomic region, the following are encoded:
- a CDS encoding UDP-N-acetylmuramoyl-tripeptide--D-alanyl-D-alanine ligase, whose protein sequence is MIELTLAEVAELTGGRLRNADAAAVVTGTVEFDSRKVTGGGLFVALPGEHVDGHDYTKHATEAGAVASIVAREVDEPAIVVDDPLKALADLARGVLARLKDITVVGVTGSSGKTSTKDLLAQLLSRLGETVAPPESFNNEIGHPYTVLRATTSTRYLVLEKSARKIGHIAELTRIAPPRIGVELNVGVAHVGEFGSRDAIATAKAELVQALPPADQGGVAVLNADDPRVRAMAEKTTAKVVLTGRAEDADVRAEKVQLDEIGRPGFDIHVGGQMAPVQMALYGEHHVGNALAAAAVALELGMPLAAAAAGLSEATVVSRRRMEVSTRPDGVTVIDDTFNANPDSVRVALRNQAAIAGDRRRWLVLGEMAELGDTAEAEHQQIGRYAVELGVTRIVATGPHASAVVAGAENVASGDTEVVEVADTGEAVALLSARLEPGDVVLVKGSKVAHMEHVTAALLAPPSGPSAGGAEASA, encoded by the coding sequence GTGATCGAGTTGACGCTGGCCGAGGTGGCCGAGCTGACCGGCGGCCGGTTGCGCAACGCCGATGCCGCCGCCGTCGTCACGGGTACGGTCGAGTTCGACTCGCGCAAGGTCACCGGCGGCGGTCTTTTCGTGGCGCTGCCTGGCGAACACGTCGACGGTCACGACTACACCAAACATGCCACCGAGGCCGGAGCGGTCGCCTCGATCGTCGCGCGTGAGGTGGACGAGCCCGCGATCGTCGTCGACGACCCGCTGAAGGCGCTCGCCGACCTCGCGCGCGGGGTTTTGGCGCGCCTGAAGGACATCACGGTCGTCGGTGTCACCGGATCGTCCGGCAAGACCTCGACCAAGGACCTGCTGGCGCAGCTGCTCTCACGGCTGGGTGAGACGGTCGCGCCGCCGGAGTCCTTCAACAACGAGATCGGCCATCCGTACACGGTGCTGCGCGCGACCACCTCGACCCGCTATCTCGTGCTGGAGAAGAGCGCGCGCAAGATCGGCCACATCGCCGAGCTGACCCGGATCGCGCCGCCGCGGATCGGCGTCGAGCTCAACGTCGGCGTCGCGCACGTCGGCGAGTTCGGCTCGCGGGACGCGATCGCCACTGCCAAGGCCGAGCTGGTCCAGGCGTTGCCACCGGCCGACCAGGGCGGCGTCGCGGTCCTCAACGCCGACGACCCGCGGGTGCGCGCCATGGCCGAGAAAACCACCGCGAAGGTGGTGCTCACCGGCCGGGCCGAGGACGCGGACGTACGCGCCGAGAAGGTGCAGCTCGACGAGATCGGCCGGCCCGGCTTCGACATCCACGTCGGCGGGCAGATGGCGCCGGTGCAGATGGCGTTGTACGGCGAGCACCATGTCGGCAACGCGCTGGCCGCCGCCGCGGTCGCGCTGGAGCTCGGCATGCCGCTGGCCGCCGCGGCCGCCGGCCTCAGCGAGGCGACGGTGGTGAGCCGGCGTCGGATGGAGGTCAGCACCAGGCCGGACGGCGTGACGGTCATCGACGACACGTTCAACGCCAATCCCGACTCGGTGCGCGTCGCGCTGCGCAACCAGGCTGCCATCGCCGGCGACCGGCGCCGCTGGCTGGTGCTGGGGGAGATGGCCGAGCTCGGCGACACCGCCGAGGCCGAGCACCAGCAGATCGGACGCTATGCGGTCGAGCTCGGTGTGACCCGGATCGTGGCCACCGGACCCCATGCGTCCGCGGTGGTCGCCGGCGCCGAGAATGTTGCGAGCGGTGACACCGAGGTCGTGGAGGTCGCCGACACCGGGGAGGCGGTCGCGCTGCTGTCGGCGCGGCTGGAACCGGGGGATGTCGTGTTGGTGAAGGGATCGAAGGTCGCTCATATGGAACACGTCACGGCGGCGTTACTGGCGCCTCCCAGCGGACCTTCGGCCGGCGGAGCGGAGGCGTCCGCGTGA